A window of the Nitrosococcus wardiae genome harbors these coding sequences:
- a CDS encoding TrkH family potassium uptake protein, with translation MFASQIKPLASAVRWSVIAKYGGQLCFVVAVLTLVPAMVSLGFGELRVVLRFLIISGALLVVAAGAVYIKESTHLQVNEALAITALIFLIAPLLTVYPLMGYGLSFLDALFEATSGVTTTGLSTLGFIEGKPSGFLFVRAWMQWYGGLGIVVLSLALFMGHGQVARRLAGGTWEPSDMVGSARAHARSALMVYLLLTVCGFLVLRSMGVQAFPALLHTLAAVSTGGFSPYDDSLIGLGDWLQQAANLLFAFFGAIPLALYYRAYRAGFRELVGDMEVRVLVLAVLLLTVFLSWSRVWVGGASWSEAVWHAPLLAFSAQSTTGFSSLQIGELDSVSKLGLIVSMFLGGGMGSTSGGIKIIRFLILLRLLQLLFVRASLPPHAVLEPTLGRRRLEPLDIERAVAIVFLYLITIVLSWLPFLAYGYDPLDSLFDVVSAVATVGLSTGVTSPSLEPTLKLVLCLDMLLGRLEIVALLILLLPGTWFGKRID, from the coding sequence ATGTTCGCCTCACAAATCAAGCCCCTTGCCTCTGCGGTTCGGTGGTCAGTTATCGCAAAATATGGGGGGCAGCTATGCTTTGTTGTTGCCGTGTTGACTCTCGTGCCTGCCATGGTTTCCCTGGGCTTCGGTGAATTGCGGGTAGTACTGCGCTTTTTAATTATTTCCGGTGCTTTGCTCGTGGTTGCAGCTGGCGCAGTATATATCAAGGAGAGCACTCATCTTCAGGTCAATGAGGCTTTGGCCATCACTGCTTTAATTTTCCTTATCGCGCCCTTGCTCACGGTATACCCACTCATGGGATACGGCCTCTCTTTTCTAGATGCCTTGTTTGAAGCCACTTCTGGTGTGACGACCACTGGGCTTTCAACTTTGGGTTTTATTGAAGGGAAACCTTCTGGCTTTCTGTTTGTGCGAGCGTGGATGCAATGGTATGGCGGCCTGGGTATTGTGGTTCTAAGTTTGGCATTGTTTATGGGCCATGGCCAGGTCGCTAGGCGCCTTGCTGGCGGAACCTGGGAACCATCGGATATGGTAGGTAGCGCCCGTGCTCACGCTCGTAGCGCACTGATGGTGTATCTGTTGCTTACAGTCTGCGGGTTTCTGGTTCTGCGGTCAATGGGAGTGCAGGCATTTCCTGCTCTGCTGCACACTTTGGCGGCTGTTTCCACGGGCGGTTTTTCCCCCTATGACGACAGCTTAATTGGGCTTGGCGACTGGTTGCAGCAGGCAGCGAACCTGCTCTTTGCTTTTTTCGGCGCGATCCCATTAGCCCTTTACTATCGGGCTTACCGTGCCGGATTCCGTGAGCTGGTAGGAGACATGGAGGTGCGCGTGTTGGTTTTAGCGGTACTGCTCCTGACCGTGTTCCTAAGTTGGAGTAGGGTATGGGTAGGGGGGGCTTCTTGGAGCGAAGCGGTTTGGCATGCTCCTTTGCTGGCCTTCTCGGCCCAAAGTACAACCGGCTTTTCCAGTTTGCAGATTGGGGAGCTAGACTCAGTATCAAAATTGGGTTTAATTGTATCCATGTTTCTAGGTGGTGGGATGGGCTCAACCTCCGGGGGCATCAAGATAATACGTTTTTTGATCCTGCTGCGCTTGCTTCAGCTCCTGTTCGTCCGTGCTAGCCTGCCACCCCATGCCGTGCTGGAACCTACGCTTGGACGTAGGCGCCTTGAGCCCCTTGACATTGAGCGTGCAGTCGCAATTGTGTTTTTGTATTTGATTACTATTGTGTTGTCCTGGCTGCCCTTTCTTGCCTATGGCTATGACCCCTTGGATTCGCTGTTCGATGTGGTCTCCGCCGTGGCTACCGTGGGGCTTTCCACAGGGGTCACGAGCCCTAGTCTAGAGCCGACGCTTAAATTGGTGTTGTGCCTGGATATGTTGCTTGGGCGTCTCGAAATAGTTGCGCTATTAATTCTTTTACTCCCCGGCACCTGGTTCGGCAAGCGGATAGATTGA
- a CDS encoding adenosylhomocysteinase — protein sequence MTAVSFDIRDKGLADKGRERIQWACSEMPVLQTLEVRFARECPLAGVRMSSCLHITTETANLARILTTGGAELLPCASNLLSTQDNVGFNLSALESLAVDKWRPRPSVDEYLLQDGRRIRLLAEGRLVNLAAAEGHPAAIMDMGFANQALCVAHLWAHQGEFANQVHGVPREVDGEVARLKLEALGLSIDTLTQKQSTYLASWREGT from the coding sequence GTGACCGCTGTATCCTTTGATATCCGGGATAAGGGGCTGGCCGATAAAGGGCGAGAGCGGATCCAGTGGGCCTGCTCAGAAATGCCTGTCCTGCAAACCCTGGAGGTGCGCTTTGCTAGAGAGTGCCCGTTGGCAGGTGTGCGCATGAGTAGCTGTTTGCATATTACCACTGAAACGGCCAATCTGGCTCGGATATTGACCACCGGCGGGGCCGAGCTATTGCCCTGCGCCAGCAATCTCCTTAGCACCCAGGACAATGTGGGATTTAATCTCTCTGCCTTGGAATCTTTGGCAGTAGACAAATGGCGACCCCGACCCTCTGTAGATGAGTATCTTCTCCAAGATGGTCGGCGAATCCGTTTATTGGCCGAAGGGCGGTTAGTCAACCTCGCGGCGGCAGAGGGCCATCCTGCTGCCATAATGGATATGGGTTTTGCCAATCAGGCCTTATGCGTTGCCCATCTTTGGGCTCACCAGGGTGAGTTCGCCAATCAGGTCCATGGGGTCCCCAGGGAGGTTGATGGAGAAGTGGCCCGGTTAAAGCTGGAGGCTTTGGGTCTTTCTATTGATACGCTAACCCAAAAACAAAGCACTTACTTGGCTTCTTGGCGGGAAGGGACTTGA
- a CDS encoding DUF819 domain-containing protein produces MDALITADNTWTLWAILLTAAALGTWGERTALGARFSGAVITLLTTFALSNLGVIPAAAPVYDTVWTYLVPLAIPLLLFSADLRRIVHESGATLMAFALGALGTVMGTVAAFYLIPLGEQDWQLAAIFSATYIGGSMNYMGAAEAVGLRTGDLLTAGIAADNLMMTLYFLLLFTLPSLPWLQTWYPTPLLRDTPSLDGALTLEPPPTPHLHLSSLLTGLALSSLICAISFALEAELDCSGSGILILTALTITLATLLPRQMAKLEGAHEVGLILMQVFFAAIGASANITVVLTVGPVLFGFAGLILAIHLMTLLIGGKLFKLSLPEMVVASNANMGGPTTAAAMAAARRWDSLVIPAILCGTLGYATATFIGVALGSGLKS; encoded by the coding sequence ATGGACGCCCTAATCACAGCGGATAATACCTGGACCCTTTGGGCTATCTTACTCACTGCCGCTGCCCTGGGCACCTGGGGAGAACGCACAGCCTTAGGCGCCCGGTTCTCTGGGGCAGTCATTACCTTGCTCACGACCTTTGCTCTGTCCAATTTAGGAGTCATCCCAGCGGCTGCCCCCGTTTACGACACTGTCTGGACCTACCTGGTACCACTCGCTATTCCCTTGCTGCTGTTTTCCGCCGATCTACGCCGTATCGTCCATGAATCTGGGGCGACCCTAATGGCTTTTGCCCTGGGTGCCTTAGGCACGGTGATGGGCACGGTAGCCGCTTTTTATTTGATCCCCTTAGGAGAACAGGATTGGCAACTGGCTGCTATTTTCAGCGCCACTTACATTGGCGGCTCAATGAACTATATGGGAGCCGCCGAGGCGGTAGGATTACGTACCGGTGATCTACTTACCGCCGGTATCGCGGCTGACAATCTGATGATGACTCTCTATTTCCTGCTGCTTTTTACGCTGCCCTCACTTCCTTGGCTCCAGACATGGTATCCGACTCCTCTCCTCAGGGACACCCCCTCCCTCGATGGTGCACTGACTTTGGAGCCCCCCCCAACCCCCCACCTGCATCTTTCTTCCCTTCTTACTGGACTTGCCCTTAGCAGCCTAATCTGTGCCATTAGCTTTGCCTTGGAAGCAGAACTGGATTGCTCGGGTAGCGGCATCCTCATCCTAACCGCCCTCACCATTACGCTGGCGACCTTGCTTCCCCGCCAGATGGCAAAGTTGGAAGGCGCCCATGAGGTGGGGCTTATACTCATGCAAGTTTTCTTTGCCGCCATCGGCGCCAGTGCCAACATTACCGTCGTTTTAACGGTGGGGCCGGTGTTGTTTGGATTTGCGGGACTGATTCTTGCCATCCACCTGATGACCCTTTTGATTGGCGGCAAACTCTTCAAACTCAGCCTGCCAGAAATGGTGGTCGCCTCCAATGCCAACATGGGAGGCCCAACAACCGCCGCTGCAATGGCAGCAGCCCGCCGATGGGACTCTCTGGTCATTCCGGCCATCCTCTGCGGCACACTAGGCTATGCCACTGCCACCTTTATCGGGGTAGCGCTGGGTTCTGGGTTAAAATCCTAA
- a CDS encoding potassium channel family protein codes for MRFVFIGASALTIRTARILVDRGHEVVIIERDKETLEALADNLDCGFLHGDGGKPSILREVGPKATHVLFCLTSDDHANIVASLVGRSLGFPRVITRIEDDELQHVCLELGLEDVIIPDRTMGRYLAELAVGRDVHEISALIKGDADVFSFVAREEDQVRIQELGLPELARVTCIYRNDEFLWPESDTKLKKGDEVVLMIHRNYKKILQERWGA; via the coding sequence ATGCGATTTGTATTTATTGGCGCTAGTGCACTCACTATAAGGACGGCCCGCATCCTAGTGGATCGGGGTCATGAGGTGGTTATCATCGAGCGGGATAAAGAAACCCTAGAAGCACTTGCGGATAATTTAGATTGTGGTTTTCTGCATGGTGATGGCGGTAAGCCAAGCATTCTAAGAGAAGTGGGCCCCAAGGCGACCCATGTCCTTTTCTGCCTGACAAGTGATGACCACGCTAATATAGTAGCCAGTTTAGTAGGGCGCTCTTTGGGGTTCCCCCGTGTCATTACACGCATTGAGGATGATGAACTGCAGCATGTTTGTCTTGAATTGGGCCTGGAAGATGTCATCATCCCAGACCGGACGATGGGCCGCTATTTGGCTGAACTCGCCGTAGGTCGGGATGTGCATGAGATTTCAGCGCTCATCAAGGGGGATGCGGATGTCTTTTCCTTTGTGGCCAGAGAAGAGGACCAGGTGCGGATACAAGAATTGGGGTTACCGGAACTGGCACGGGTGACCTGTATTTATCGGAATGATGAATTCCTTTGGCCGGAGTCGGACACTAAGCTAAAAAAGGGTGACGAGGTGGTGCTGATGATCCACCGTAACTACAAGAAAATACTTCAGGAGCGCTGGGGAGCCTGA
- a CDS encoding HNH endonuclease: MAFSEELVQAVWEQKSRVAPDQDPNLWRKDECGAWVRRDHYGNRDSEFGWEIDYITPGGAKEPANLRVLQWENYVAGGVGRVVCKITADRGGIKNKPA, encoded by the coding sequence ATGGCATTCAGTGAAGAGTTGGTACAGGCGGTTTGGGAACAGAAAAGTCGAGTTGCTCCTGATCAGGACCCAAATCTATGGCGAAAGGATGAATGTGGTGCTTGGGTACGGCGTGACCACTATGGAAATCGCGATTCAGAATTTGGTTGGGAGATTGATTACATCACTCCAGGGGGAGCCAAGGAGCCTGCTAACCTGCGTGTATTGCAATGGGAAAACTATGTCGCCGGCGGGGTCGGCCGTGTGGTGTGCAAAATCACTGCCGATAGGGGCGGTATAAAAAATAAGCCAGCTTAA